A stretch of the Ischnura elegans chromosome 5, ioIscEleg1.1, whole genome shotgun sequence genome encodes the following:
- the LOC124159340 gene encoding B-cell CLL/lymphoma 7 protein family member B codes for MMSRSVRAETRSRAKDDIKRVMQVVDKVRHWEKKWVTIGETTMKIYKWVPVSSSEQKKKGKDVSNKENTPARKSTLDSSNSNFGLAEDSNTCFSMVSDSQGPTDFSAQLAFSEDSNSQGSEPAAKRLKTTD; via the exons ATGATGTCTAGATCAGTTCGTGCTGAAACTAGGAGTAGAGCCAAAGATGACATTAAACGTGTAATGCAGGTGGTTGATAAAGTGAGACACTG GGAGAAAAAATGGGTTACCATCGGAGAAACTACTATGAAAATTTACAAGTGGGTTCCTGTTTCCAGTAGTGAGCAGAAAAAGAAGGGAAAGGATGTGTCGAACAAAGAAAATACTCCAGCAAGGAAGTCAACATTAGACTCGTCTAATTCCAATTTTGGATTAGCGGAAGATTCCAATACtt GTTTCTCCATGGTGAGTGACTCACAAGGCCCTACTGACTTCTCAGCCCAGCTTGCATTCTCTGAAGATTCTAACTCTCAGGGAAGTGAACCAGCTGCAAAGCGTCTCAAAACAACTGACTGA
- the LOC124159342 gene encoding C-factor, giving the protein MKSILVTGCNRGIGLELIKQLVALSKPPQHVLATVRQPDKAKELQELASANKSIHILQIDLKDLKSYKPLSKEVGEIVGDDGLNVLLNSAGISSKFARLQYLKAEQLEEHFLVNTIAPTMLTKALLPLIKVAASRSSSPPGLSKGLIVNMSSILGSISSNTTGGLYPYRASKSALNAITRSLSLEVKDDGIIALSLHPGWVKTDMGGPKAPLTVQESVSKILQTLSSLEARHNGQFIQFDGQELPW; this is encoded by the exons TAACTGGTTGTAACCGCGGTATTGGACTTGAACTCATTAAACAATTGGTTGCATTAAGTAAGCCGCCTCAGCACGTTTTAGCGACTGTACGGCAGCCTGATAAAGCTAAG GAACTTCAGGAATTGGCTAGTGCCAACAAGAGCATTCACATACTACAAATTG ATTTGAAAGACTTGAAAAGTTACAAACCACTTTCTAAAGAAGTGGGGGAAATCGTGGGAGACGATGGACTTAATGTTTTGCTTAATAGTGCAGGAATATCGTCAAAATTTGCGAGACTGCAGTATCTGAAAGCCGAACAGTTAGAGGAGCATTTTTTAGTGAACACCATCGCACCCACGATGTTAACTAAG GCCCTACTTCCGCTCATAAAAGTAGCTGCGTCACGTTCATCCTCACCGCCAGGTTTATCTAAGGGACTGATTGTCAATATGAGTTCCATACTTGGATCAATCTCATCAAATACCACTGGAGGCCTTTATCCATACAGAGCAAGCAAA TCTGCGCTGAATGCCATCACCCGTTCTCTAAGCTTGGAGGTGAAAGATGATGGAATCAttgctctctctctccatccaggCTGGGTTAAAACAGATATGGGTGGTCCTAAAGCGCCTCTCACTGTTCAGGAAAGTGTGTCAAAAATTCTTCAAACTTTATCTTCCCTTGAAGCTAGGCATAATGGACAATTCATTCAATTCGATGGCCAAGAGCTCCCTTGGTGA